From Theileria orientalis strain Shintoku DNA, chromosome 4, complete genome, the proteins below share one genomic window:
- a CDS encoding 40S ribosomal protein S9, translating into MVGSYRTYSRTSRNPKRPFEKDRLDQELKLIGEYGLKNKREVWRVQYVLSKIRSVARYLLTLDPKDNKRVFQGDALLRRMVRYGLMSENERKLDFVLGLTLSKLMERRLQTKVFKLGLAKSIHHARCLIRQRHICVHKQLVDIPSFLVRVDSEKHIDLALTSPYSSGRPGRVRRKTERSKKSEE; encoded by the exons ATGGTTGGAAGCTATAGGACCTACAGCAGGACATCAAGGAATCCCAAGAGGCCCTTTGAAAAG GATCGTCTCGACCAAGAGTTGAAATTAATCGGTGAATACGGTTTAAAGAACAAGCGCGAGGTGTGGAGGGTACAATACGTGCTTTCCAAAATTAGATCCGTTGCACGTTATCTGCTGACTCTTGACCCAAAAGATAATAAAAGAGTATTTCAAG GCGACGCTCTGTTGAGGCGTATGGTCAGATACGGACTTATGAGCGAGAATGAAAGGAAACTCGATTTTGTCCTCGGGCTGACCCTATCGAAGCTGATGGAGAGGAGACTGCAAACAAAAGTGTTCAAGCTTGGACTAGCAAAATCAATACATCACGCAAGATGTTTAATCAGACAACGCCACATATGCGTCCACAAGCAGCTGGTGGACATTCCATCCTTCCTAGTGAGAGTGGACTCTGAGAAGCATATAGATCTCGCACTCACGTCACCCTACAGCTCAGGAAGACCAGGAAGAGTACGCAGGAAGACGGAAAGGTCTAAGAAGTCCGAAGAATAA
- a CDS encoding uncharacterized protein (von Willebrand factor, type A domain containing protein), translating into MRRLSILFTAYMIFGLNLCQSQKHDDSRLYPTGLGKHSGHCRRELDLTLLVDESSSINQEEWDKLIIFLKSLIRSINIGPNYAHISLVTFSTSTRLLISFMDPGSKNEREALKIVDMLSKSKPAIGLTYTGQAMEYIRNSVLRFGTRKTAPKAIILITDGGSTQPGVTSQASALLRDDGVTLLVVGVKKAIDFECRSVVGCPVKKVDCPAFFKTNWDEIIRKVGNLMTEVCDTIPKDAVCRPIWSDWSPCNVKCGPGTKFKKLMDVVTVEEQTVGTNGKSGKTCKEQFVNVEQPQEECMGACTDISHFKRPGESSTVNQLTSDLHVDHEEGTTPAEDDSSSKGDEATEGDQITVEGEEDQSPENPGEGEDHESGEGVEEVESHTPEEITNEPEETTDEPEESPAEESGEEMEDAHPDEAEAEGEAEPEPSEPDQYADEEESPESVDEEPSEFHEPEGDAEQVEDEGSAAETHEEQSPEELSHEEHAVPKEHEATIGEHHAHVDEDAEIGGDQDEYPEGADHEHTGEHDEGTLPPYLFHLEVPGPATHFQNPQQEPPGMPHSKTHLYLAGDYTKHESSHQKSRKEESTKKEGFSRSGATIAGGIILGLLMLGAGGGYAYYRK; encoded by the exons ATGAGACGATTATCCATACTTTTCACTGCATATATGATATTTGGCCTGAATTTATGTCAATCTCAGAAAC ACGATGATAGCAGGTTATATCCCACTGGTCTCGGCAAACACAGTGGCCATTGTAGGCGTGAACTGGACTTGACCTTGTTGGTTGACGAGTCATCCAGTATTAACCAGGAGGAGTGGGACAAACTGATCATTTTCCTCAAGTCTCTAATTCGCTCCATAAACATTGGTCCAAACTACGCCCACATATCTCTTGTTACATTTTCCACTTCCACCAGGTTGCTCATTTCCTTCATGGATCCTGGTTCCAAAAACGAGAGGGAGGCGCTGAAGATTGTCGACATGCTTAGCAAGAGCAAGCCTGCGATCGGATTGACTTACACTGGCCAGGCCATGGAGTACATCAGGAACAGCGTTTTACGCTTCGGAACCAGGAAAACTGCCCCCAAGGCCATCATCTTAATCACTGATGGTGGGTCAACTCAACCCGGCGTAACGTCTCAGGCTTCTGCACTGTTGCGTGACGACGGGGTAACCTTGTTAGTGGTTGGCGTCAAGAAAGCAATTGACTTCGAGTGCAGATCAGTGGTAGGCTGTCCCGTTAAGAAAG TTGACTGCCCGGCCTTCTTCAAGACCAATTGGGACGAGATCATTAGAAAAGTGGGAAATTTAATGACTGAAGTTTGTGACACCATCCCTAAGGATGCAGTCTGCAGACCCATCTGGTCCGACTGGTCACCCTGCAACGTCAAGTGCGGTCCTGGTACCAAGTTTAAGAAGCTGATGGACGTCGTCACGGTTGAGGAGCAGACAGTCGGGACCAACGGAAAGTCAGGGAAGACCTGCAAGGAGCAGTTCGTCAACGTAGAGCAGCCTCAGGAGGAGTGTATGGGCGCTTGCACTGATATTAGTCACTTCAAAAGACCAGGTGAGTCCAGCACAGTTAATCAGTTAACTTCAGATCTGCACGTCGATCACGAGGAAGGAACTACGCCTGCTGAGGACGATTCCTCCTCCAAGGGAGATGAGGCCACTGAAGGTGACCAGATTACTGTTGAAGGCGAAGAGGACCAAAGTCCCGAGAACCCAGGTGAAGGCGAAGACCACGAATCTGGCGAGGGTGTTGAGGAAGTAGAGAGCCACACTCCAGAGGAAATCACCAACGAGCCAGAAGAGACCACCGACGAGCCCGAGGAATCACCTGCGGAAGAATCTGGTGAGGAGATGGAGGATGCCCATCCCGATGAAGCAGAGGCCGAAGGAGAGGCCGAACCAGAGCCCTCAGAACCTGATCAATATGCagacgaagaagagtcCCCGGAGTCCGTAGATGAAGAACCCTCAGAATTCCATGAACCCGAAGGTGACGCCGAACAGGTCGAAGATGAGGGGTCCGCAGCTGAGACCCACGAGGAGCAAAGCCCTGAGGAACTATCTCATGAAGAACACGCGGTTCCAAAAGAACACGAGGCCACCATTGGCGAGCATCATGCCCATGTTGACGAAGATGCAGAAATAGGCGGCGACCAGGATGAATATCCTGAGGGGGCAGACCATGAACACACTGGTGAACACGACGAAGGTACTTTACCTCcctatttatttcatttagAAGTACCTGGCCCGGCTACACACTTCCAAAACCCACAACAAGAGCCGCCGGGTATGCCTCATTCTAAAACTCATTTATACTTAGCTGGCGACTACACCAAGCACGAGTCATCACACCAAAAGAGCCGCAAGGAAGAATCCACCAAAAAAG AGGGATTCAGTAGAAGTGGCGCCACGATTGCGGGCGGAATAATTCTAGGTCTTCTGATGCTAGGAGCAGGCGGAGGCTACGCCTACTACAGGAAGTAA
- a CDS encoding cell surface/extracellular protein: MAKYLLPYTRYYDTIFKAFSQTLATTPSSQSESTTTHSTFNPSLLSSLKNRLHTFGNVHLPGSEEIKASSAPILGTTSTVTNVTEADKSTEDAQPPEDAKPAEDLKSAEDVRPDEEVKHTEDLKPAEDVKHTEDDSANEFTEATYSPHSEVSEPKISEHKASYLEELLTKKPEQRFTGAYQPREREFNVSANFANFLSRQSREVLEKCTKTPHEFVLIVDESGSISTYNWNTKVKDFVLLITSAVAQVNSYNKLSIIQYSRTPKLVMDSETIDKLNLNSIGSAIDDMFAAPRTHGTTYTGEALQFAREKVLDKQGEFVLELTESKAPLAKKNKIVLLLTDGGSKDPEKAHRESLIQRFNGVDLYVFGVGNFNEAECRKLVGCSPEGECNYFFHSKWESIIDYLQKLVISMCRDTGRNATCLENWSDFSECSARCGGGIMKAKLLSFTTVAEATVGEDGIKGLSCEEQYRKVSEKYERCNTFPCTDHLVNINHHPTYPKETRTEETSDSRGSESRSDERGSGDSPDGELVGSMRTVQYRQKQVHREEPREQGPKAEEPDEDQDVDELGDSLEAIPMEEDTRRHTPREETPSGVPPPIPQTPRQGPVNPPSPRETPRAPSPPTDERPSFTREEMPNPIKETRYAGVSHQKASDRINEVLKEIEARRELRRNNQQHHDTHHHPHTPTRHTPVETEHTHPQPSHPEPSHPQPTHHPEPSHPQPSHHHDSHPQPSSEPTSHSEERDDSDDGGTDLTNLAGFDGTGRVPFHLISGKDHKEVVVEKVLDEEEEKQFEESEEREREKELEKERESNKPTNHIRGNEKTMRDQDSQTERREDEADVAEDAEERAPRTRDFGTNTVNMADAATNTLNTRDAATNTVNMSDAATNTVQTRDMDTNTDRRGEPGRDNAQETIKKHVPKYKKPNDSRPHHTTELRDVAKQAETAISTTKMKFKRFFENEHVRKFGRWPSHTLPWLSLYSYRHFPYRKEPTPHLFDPSDQEFMNAGDGDDVEPSENYQVSNMEDGIWA; encoded by the exons atgGCCAAGTATCTGTTACCATATACTCGGTATTATGATACAATCTTTAAAG cATTTTCTCAAACTTTAGCAACAACTCCTTCCTCTCAATCTGAATCTACTACAACTCATTCAACTTTTAATCCTAGTCTTCTTAgtagtttaaaaaatcgtCTACACACTTTTGGTAATGTACATTTACCTGGATCGGAGGAAATTAAGGCTTCTTCTGCACCCATTCTAGGCACGACATCTACAGTTACCAATGTCACCGAGGCTGACAAATCTACTGAGGATGCACAACCTCCTGAGGATGCAAAACCTGCCGAGGATCTAAAATCCGCCGAGGATGTACGACCTGATGAGGAAGTAAAGCACACTGAAGATTTAAAACCCGCTGAAGATGTAAAACACACCGAGGATGACAGCGCCAATGAGTTTACTGAAGCTACTTATTCCCCTCATTCTGAGGTTTCAGAGCCCAAAATTTCAGAGCACAAGGCCAGTTATTTGGAAGAGCTTTTAACTAAAAAGCCCGAGCAGAGGTTTACGGGAGCTTATCAGCCTAGAGAGAGGGAGTTTAACGTTTCTGCCAACTTTGCTAATTTTTTAAGCAGGCAGAGCAGGGAAGTTCTTGAAAAATGCACGAAGACTCCTCACGAGTTCGTGCTAATTGTTGATGAGTCAGGGAGTATATCCACCTATAACTGGAACACCAAGGTTAAGGACTTTGTCTTATTGATCACCAGTGCTGTCGCCCAGGTCAACTCGTACAACAAACTTTCAATTATTCAGTACTCACGCACTCCTAAGCTCGTGATGGACTCTGAGACTATCgataaattgaatttaaacaGTATCGGAAGTGCCATTGATGACATGTTTGCTGCTCCTAGGACTCACGGGACCACCTACACCGGTGAAGCTCTGCAGTTTGCAAGGGAGAAGGTCCTTGACAAGCAGGGAGAATTTGTGTTGGAATTGACTGAAAGCAAGGCTCCTCTGGCAAAAAAGAACAAAATAGTTCTTCTTTTGACCGACGGCGGTTCCAAGGATCCTGAAAAGGCTCACAGGGAGTCGCTCATACAACGTTTCAACGGAGTTGACCTTTACGTTTTCGGCGTCGGCAATTTCAACGAGGCTGAGTGCCGCAAACTTGTCGGTTGTTCTCCTGAAGGCGAATGCAACTACTTCTTCCACTCGAAGTGGGAGTCGATCATTGACTACCTGCAAAAACTGGTAATTTCCATGTGTAGAGACACTGGCAGAAATGCTACCTGTCTCGAGAACTGGTCTGATTTCTCAGAATGTAGCGCCAGGTGCGGCGGCGGAATTATGAAGGCCAAATTGTTGAGTTTCACCACTGTGGCAGAGGCCACAGTTGGAGAGGACGGTATAAAGGGGCTCAGTTGTGAGGAGCAGTACCGGAAGGTGAGCGAAAAGTATGAGAGGTGCAATACTTTCCCCTGTACTGACCACCTCGTGAACATCAACCATCATCCAACATATCCAAAGGAAACCAGAACCGAGGAAACATCCGATTCACGCGGTTCTGAGTCAAGATCCGACGAGCGAGGGTCAGGTGATTCTCCTGATGGCGAGTTGGTAGGGTCCATGAGAACCGTGCAGTACCGACAGAAGCAAGTTCATCGGGAGGAACCACGCGAACAAGGGCCAAAGGCCGAAGAGCCCGATGAGGACCAAGATGTTGACGAGCTAGGCGACTCATTGGAGGCCATACCAATGGAAGAGGACACACGCAGACACACGCCCAGGGAGGAGACTCCATCTGGAGTACCGCCTCCAATTCCACAAACGCCCAGACAGGGACCTGTTAATCCTCCATCCCCCAGGGAGACTCCACGAGCTCCCAGCCCTCCCACTGACGAGAGACCCAGTTTTACCAGGGAAGAAATGCCAAACCCGATTAAAGAAACCAGGTACGCTGGCGTCAGCCACCAGAAGGCCAGCGATAGAATAAATGAGGTTTTAAAAGAGATTGAGGCACGCCGTGAACTAAGACGCAATAACCAGCAACACCATGATACACACCACCATCCTCACACCCCAACTAGGCACACTCCTGTCGAGACTGAACACACTCACCCTCAACCCAGCCACCCTGAACCCTCTCATCCTCAACCTACTCACCACCCCGAGCCCAGCCACCCTCAACCAAGCCACCATCACGACAGTCATCCTCAGCCCAGCTCTGAGCCTACCAGTCACAGCGAGGAAAGAGACGACTCTGATGACGGTGGCACAGATTTAACCAATCTGGCTGGATTTGATGGAACCGGCAGAGTTCCGTTCCATCTAATCAGCGGAAAGGACCACAAGGAAGTCGTGGTGGAGAAGGTATTggacgaagaggaggagaagcagTTTGAGGAAAGCGAGGAGCGCGAGCGCGAAAAGGAGCTTGAGAAAGAGCGGGAATCGAACAAGCCCACGAACCACATAAGGGGCAACGAGAAGACGATGAGAGATCAAGATTCGCAGACTGAACGCAGGGAAGATGAGGCCGATGTTGCAGAAGACGCGGAGGAACGTGCACCTCGCACCAGGGACTTCGGTACGAACACAGTCAACATGGCGGACGCGGCGACCAACACCCTGAACACGAGAGATGCCGCGACTAACACCGTGAACATGTCAGACGCTGCCACCAACACTGTTCAGACCAGGGACATGGACACGAACACTGACCGGAGGGGCGAACCCGGCAGGGATAACGCCCAGGAGACCATTAAAAAGCACGTGCCCAAGTACAAAAAACCAAATGACAGTCGCCCTCATCATACAACTGAGCTTAGAG ATGTCGCTAAACAAGCAGAAACTGCTATATCTACAACCAAAATGAAGTTTAAAAGATTCTTTGAGAATGAACACGTCAGAAAATTCGGTAGGTGGCCTAGCCATACA CTGCCGTGGCTATCGTTATATTCCTATCGGCACTTTCCATATCG GAAGGAACCTACGCCACACCTTTTCGACCCGAGCGATCAGGAGTTCATGAACGCTGGGGACGGCGACGACGTCGAACCCTCTGAGAACTACCAAGTTTCCAACATGGAGGACGGCATATGGGCTTAA
- a CDS encoding U6 snRNP protein Lsm2, producing MLFYNFFQTLVEKNAKVTIELKNDLQISGKLHSVDQYLNIKLTNVTANDTDRYPHLLSVVNCFIRGSVVRYVFFNPSDIDTEELQELCRRQAMKQTIDKK from the exons atg TTGTTTTATAATTTCTTTCAAACACTGGTTGAAAAAAACGCTAAAGTCACAATcgaattaaaaaatgatctACAAATATCAGGGAAACTTCACTCCGTTGACcagtatttaaatataaagttgACCAACGTCACAGCCAATGATACTGATAGATACCCTCACCTG TTGTCAGTCGTAAACTGTTTTATTCGAGGCTCTGTGGTTCGGTATGTGTTCTTTAACCCCTCCGACATCGACACTGAGGAGCTCCAGGAGCTGTGTAGAAGGCAGGCCATGAAGCAAACCATAGACAAAAAGTAA
- a CDS encoding bis-(5'-nucleosyl)-tetraphosphatase, protein MTVFKAAGIIIYTTASSSNDIKFLLLRASDKPYHWTPPKGRLDPGESIMDAALRETKEESGLSQSCYKLENDFVEKLYYKAHGADKECTYHLARLTDSSCQITLSEEHTEYKWVKLEEVPEYCDKESLRELFVKAHQYLVNKLKLSV, encoded by the exons TCAAAGCCGCTGGAATCATTATATACACTACTGCATCATCTTCaaatgatataaaatttttgcTACTTAGGGCTTCTGATAAGCCTTATCACTGGACTCCTCCTAAAg GGAGACTAGATCCTGGTGAGAGTATAATGGATGCAGCTCTGAGGGAGACTAAGGAGGAATCTGGTTTATCCCAATCTTGCTATAAGCTAGAGAATGACTTTGTTGAA AAACTCTATTATAAAGCTCACGGTGCCGATAAGGAATGCACTTATCATCTGGCTAGACTCACAGATAGTTCTTGTCAAATAACACTCTCGGAAGAACATACTGAATATAA ATGGGTCAAGTTGGAGGAGGTGCCTGAATACTGCGACAAGGAATCTTTACGtgaattatttgttaaagcTCACCAATATCTCGTAAACAAGCTTAAGCTCTCTGTATAA